The genomic stretch TAGTGAGACTGAGACTGAGAGTGGAACAAATACTGGAAGACTGAGAAGAGTCGATGAGACGGAAAGAACAAAGGCGTCAACGAAGAACAGAACAACGATATCCAAAGACGAACTGAACGAACCACAAGAAAGACGGTTCCTCAAAAACGAAAGCTATCCACGACCTCTGGCGATGATTGTTATGTATTTGCCCTTTTGGAACAATAATAGTGCTGATTTTTATTATCCCAGATCCACTGAGTTTCAGCTGTGGAAAAAAAGACTTTTCTTTGTACCGCAAAGCTAGCGAGAAAAACTTGCCGCCactactgctgctgcttgGGAGCTGCCAGGGGGAAATCCCCGACAGCACGCTATCACTACAGCACGGTGCTGCTTCCATATAGGGAGGTTTTCACCCTACGCAAGCCTGGTGTTGACGAATTGCTTAATGCGTAGATGGTCGGCGGTACAAAGCCACCGCGGTGCGGCGCGTACATTCCTGTTTGGGTGCAAACGTAAACAGATTGCTGTTCTATTAAATTGGTCTGTTCCACCTCAGGGAGCGATCTCGTATTTTTACTGTAGGCAGAGGACAATATGGAACATATGGAACATATGGAACATATGGAGTAGAGAAATGGCAGAATATGGAAGCTAGAACACACGGCACTACAATTGTCTATGCTAGCGTAcaatgacttcaagaattaGATTATATATTTTATGGGCATAATTTCTGAACTAGCAGTATTTTTTGACTTTTCCGTGGTTTTTCCGAAGCGCGTTCTGGCGCCCCAGAACAAAGATCCATCCCAGTTAACCAGACTCCAACCACAAGACAGTCGCTAACTTACACACCTGTTATGCTACAAGCGACACACCGATAGCAGGGTAGAAATACTGGACGGCAAATTTCAACTGTTCGTGTTCTTTGAATTTCGTGGTGTCTGAATTTCATCTAGCCAACATATGTAATTTTATCGCGATGCTTCCAAGCAATCTCTATAATGGCACTATCATTTTCCCTGAACACACTTTACAAGTCGTCTTGCATTTTTCCCAATTATCATTGCTTTCTTTGTCATTAAACCAACCACTGTCTCACGTTATCGCCTTGCTCTATCTCTCATTATCGCACCTTCTCTCCCTCTTTCACCTTCCATGACATTTCCGAATGCTCTGTAGAATTCAAATTTAGTCTTTGTCTACCGCGCGATCTTCCAACAATACACTTCATGTACCACAAACACGCATGCCCCAAATCGTACAGTTGACTGAATCGACGATGTTGTCAATTTCCACGTTAGGGTCGCTACGGCTGCCTCTTCTCTCTTCCTTGCACCTGGCTGCTTTAGGTTGATCCTCCAGTTCTGgactctttttctttgtgACATCGAATGGTTGCTGGTCTTCTAGAACACATACAGTAATAGACATATCCATTAACGTTAAATACTCTTCTAATAACATAATTATAATTACTATGCTAACTCCTAGAACTAATTTATGAATTGTCCCAATCAGGATATCTGACATACAGAAGATTTGGGGTATATGCAATTGTGGTAACACTTGTAGAATATAGTTCTATAGATAaagtcaattccaaataAGTAAACTACTCTAAATTCCGATCAATAAGCTTTGTAAATAAGGTTACACTCTATACGTTCCGATTATATACAATAGCACCTATAGCCTAACTTCAACACGAGTGATGTTGCGCCAACCTCAATCTTGAATGTAAAATGGATGCGATATGTCTATATACTCCATTGATACTCTCCCATGAGATTAACTGTATCACTTCCTTTGTTCCAGTCCAATTCGGACGACCCTTTGCTTACCAAGCTGCACCTTTTACATGTAGAGTCAACTTCCTTCTTTCCATGACAGCCCTGTGACAGGCTAGAAGGGACACTATCTCTGGAACAGGCGTAACATTTCACTACGAATTCCAGTCCCGGTAATGGCACCTTTGCAGAAGCTTGAAATATTGGCtgattcaattcttcacctGCACTACTCGGAAGCAGCTCTGCAAGACCCAGGGAGTTCGCTCCAGAAGGTACTGGTTCATTATACTCCACTTGAGTTCGACTCTTGCTCTGACCCTGAATTTGACTCCGTGATGCAGCTTCGACTATCGCCGTATAGAGTCTTTTATTAGATTCCAACGAGTTCAACACTTTCTGAAGGAGGTCATCCCTGTCATTCGTACTTTCGGCAGCATTTGACATCATGAAACTGCCAGAGCCGGCTCTGTCAGTGTTTTTGGATTCTCCCTTAATGCTATCTATTAATTCGTCAAATATCGGCAATGTACTATGCTGCTGGTTCAGATGaccattcttttcttctttacGTTCATGTAAATCGTTCGACTTATTTAGAAGTTCAACTAGACGTTTCTGCAActtttctaattcttctactgtCACATTGTCAGACTCCTTTGAAGCTTGCTTTACAACAGGAGCTGTTTCagtttctatttttttcttttctgcAATTTCCTTCGTCTCGAGATATAAGTTCTTATACTTTATGAGTTTCTGACGCAACATGTCGTTTTCTCGTTGCAACTGCGAATTGTATTGTGGAACTTGCTGATCTTTCTGCCTACGCAATTGGTCCAATTGCAGCTGCAATTCTGCATTTTCTCGTGATAATCGCTGATTGCGTTGCATTAAATCGGATATTTCTTTATTGGAATACTCATTTTTGGTTCTGAGGGTGTCATTGTCCGATTGTAAAATTCTATTATCGTCCTTAAGTTTGCTCAAAGAGTCGGCCATCGTGTCTACAGAACTCCTTAAGATTCTAAAATACTTCTCATTATCGTTAGGCAAGCTATTGATTATTTTATGGGTCTCTCGTATTATCAACTCAGTCTTGTCATCATCAGGAACAAacaattcttttctgaaaCTGTTTCTTTTATTCGTTTCATTGGCACGAAGAAACTGGTCGATCTTGCCATCAAAACTGTCAAAACTGCTGTCATTATAAGACAAATCCGCATTCTCATACTGCTGacctttctttttcttaACCGGactattattgttgctgttgttggcaCTTCTTGCCCTGAGTATATGCTCCTGGTAATCGtttcttatcttcttgGTAGGTGAGAACCTTAAAGGAGAAACTCCTAACTTGAGCGGAGTGGAAACGATCCCGCCGTTACTGGAACGGCGAATTTCAATAGAATCgtcatcaagaagttcgtACAAGTCAGAAAGATCCGGTTTGGATGAAAAATCACCATTTTCGTGATtaaaagaaaacaaagaaatgTCGTCCTCATCTCTTGATCGGCTAGAAGAAGCCGCCGAAGCCAGTTTTGATGCATAGCTGTTAAGCAAATGCTGGGTAGAATCTTCTAGAGCAACCATTGCCTCTTTCAATTGGTTCACCAGAACTTCAGATTCGTTGTAAAAAAGGATAAAGAGAATGTAGAAAACTAGAATTGTATTTGTAAACAACGCGGGTGATATTCTTGACTGGTAGCGCTGAATTATTATCGCATCCTCATAGTCAAGAGACATAAAAAGTGAAGAGAGAGAAATGTTAACTTGACTGAAAACCAAAACAAATAACACTACTGTTTGATAATGATACGAAAATTTGAATCCAGTTTTCCTAGGAAATACGAAACCTCCTATGGTAGCAGTTTTTTTGTCCTACTCTGTTCTCTCACAGAGGCAATGTCTCCTTTGACGTAATATGTCGCATGcgacatcttcaacagtCATCCCACATGgtaatttttttcaattccaaattcacCATCTCTACAGTTACTTACACACCTATTTATCTTGTCATGTCAGTCGAACAGGAAATCGCCACTCTTGCCAAAGAGCTCAAGGCCAACTTGAAGCAATTCCCCAACTTTCCCTCAGAAGGTATTCTTTTTGAGGATTTCTTGCCTATTTTCACCAAGCcagacttgttcaacaagttggtgaaggCCTTCAAGTTGCATGTTGGTGACAAAAAGGTCGACTATGTTGTTGGTTTGGAAAGCAGAGGCTTCTTGTTTGGTCCAGCTTTGGCATTGGCCTTGAATGCTGGTTTTGTTCCTGTCAGAAAGCCCGGTAAGTTGCCTGGTCCTACTTACTCTGTTGAATTCCAGAAGGAATACGGTTCTGACAAGTttgaaattcaacaagatgtttTGCCTGCTGGCTCCAAGGTTTTGGTGGTGGACGACATTTTAGCTACTGGTGGAAGTGCCTTTGCTGCCGGCGAATTGGTGACCAAGAGCGGCGCTGAAATCGTCGAGTACTTGTTCGTCATGGAGttggatttcttgaagGGAAGAGACAAGTTAGGCAAGCCTGTGTTCACTTTGTTGAGCggtcaagaagagaagcttAAGTAGACATATACTTCAAGTAGTGTTATTTAATGTATATTAAGTATAGTAATGTACTGTCGTAATGTTAGCAGAATCAATCTGCTAGCCTTGTGTTTTTGCCTTTATATCATCATTTATCCACTCTTAAAAGCAAGGAAGGCGAGATCACCGAGgtagaagtagatgaaatAGCCCTGTTCGTGGGTCACATAGCTGCCAAAGCTTCGCCCCACAATCACATGCCAAGTGGGTCCATATAACTGatccaattctttcttgagATAGGCTGCGATatccttttcaactttgtaTGATAACGACTGTTCCGCCAACTCAAAGACCTTTGTTTGGATCTCTTCGGGTAGGTCTGAAGCTTTTAGGATGACTGTAGATCGCATGTGTCGTTGATATCATTTCATAACTAATGTCATCTTAAGTATATCTCCTTCTACAACAGATATTCCATTGAACAGTAGTCTTGAAATGTCAATTCTCAAGACACAGAAGCGAATTTGTTAGTATAATGAAACAGTGATTCTCCAAAAGCTAGTAGCCGAGTATACGTACGTGTGTTTTCTGCCTTTTCTGACATTGTATTGCtgtttttcaagaagtattCGAGAAGAAAGGTGAACTGCTGATTCGAAAAACAGGCGAGTGTTCGCACTTTCCCCATACTTATACAGTATACAATTTCATAAAATtggatttttcatcttgaagaagaactgaCTACGAAATGCTTAACGGATGAAACAATTGCAGAGGTATCGAATTCTCCTACTCTATACTATTATCCCCTTCAATGTACtcatatatatttattataTTCATAGCTACAATTTCTCATATGTAAAGCTGTTAGCCAAAACATCTTCTCTGAATTTATGCGTACCCAAAGCACTGGTGTGGCCCCATGgcttttcttcgttttccCTGTCTATGGCATGGGCAAAACAGGTCAACCAGCCTTCTCTAgagaacttcttgttaACAGCACTCAAAGTGACTGGATGGATCAAGTGCGTATGCAAGCCTACATTGTCTAAGATGGTTGCGATCTGCAAAATCAACCCTAAGGTAGTGATGTAGCCAGACTCGCCCAAGTCCTGGTGTCTGATGATGGCCTCGCTGACAGCTTCAGCATAGTCCTGGTTTGCGTTCTTGTTTAAAATCAAATCACGAGCAATGATGCCCCCGTAGAATTCAAACGACATCTTGGTGGCCTTCATGTTCTCGTCAGTAGTAGCGATGTCGTGCAACAAGCTGGTGACAAAGACCActtccaagtccaagtccCATTCTGGGAATTGGTCCTTGATGATAGCTCTACTGTACAAAAATACTCTGAGCGAGTGGTTCAATACTTCCTTTGGTAAACGTCTGGTAACATACTCCAACACATACTGAGCTAAAGGAGTCGATGGCAAATCGACATCTGTCTGAGCCGTGGGAGCCGAAGGGTTAGGAACCGCAAGCTTGACGTCTCTGGAAATCTTGACAAAACCGTAGGAAGACATTGCTAAAAATCAGTCAATGAAAGTAGACAAATAGAAGGTTGTTAAATGAGAAGAAATTAACAAAGCTAATTAAATTCACTTATTCTGTCTCCTTgaaatgattgcaaaatgcaGAATGCAGCAGTAATCATGTGCCTTTAAATAATTTCTGCTGTGCGTACGAAGAGGAGAAGTGCCAAAGCCCGGCTACGACAAGTGAGTCTACAATGAGTCTACGATGAGTCAGGCtgtttttcaattgaattTACAGAGTGAAACTGGCTTACAAATGAAGTCGTTCTTCTATTAACTAACAAAGTCCAGTCTAGACTGACTGCGCTGAATTTCACAAATAGCCGCGATGACGTATTGGGAAACTCTAGTAGAGGAGTACACTCGTATCCTCCATATTGCATCCCCTCCTCTTGAAGTGTGAGTAAGCCGAGAAGAACTGTCTATGTACTTGTAGGCGACTGGCTTTCAAGGCGTAGAAAAGGAGATTAGCGCAAATGGCGTTTGCCATCGGGAAACGCAATTCCGTTTGATTCGGAAAAATATTGAACCTGTGAAGagtgggtgcaaaatatATGCAAGATGGTGAAAATCATCGAAGCCGCAGAAACAGTGGCCCTTTGTTTGAGGGATATTTGACCTATTCCTTTCTTACTGCGGATAATTATCTTACATCCGACCGTTCCGCTACTTGCATTGCTCAACAAatgaaatgaagatgaaaatcACATCTACTAAGGGCATTCCTACATAATTGGAAAATTCATTTGTAGCAGAGAAGCTCTTAGTCCAGCCTCCAGTTTTCTAGACCAGCCAGTGCCAGTATCCGTAATGCTCCTTATCTTCAAATCTAATGCTTGAAATGTCATCCGGAATCAAGAATATTACTCAGTGTAGTTTATCCAGATTGTCATACAGGTGTGCCTCTATGTGGGTGGGCTGCAAAGCtcaatttgaatttcaaaaatGTACAATTCAGGAACTGCTCCAAAATTAGCATCAGAAATAGAACCCTCACTGTACGAGGTTAAACAGCATAGGAAAAAAGTTGACGTTATTTAATTGGAAACTCTCTTCTTATTCATTACTCTCATCTAAGATGTGTACGATCAAGGTGAAGGTGCTGGCAGTCTTTAGAACCGACGATAACCGTTGGAGAAGGTCCTGTGTATTATGGCAAACCGTATCTAGTACTGAAAACGTAATTTGAATGGtaatt from Scheffersomyces stipitis CBS 6054 chromosome 2, complete sequence encodes the following:
- a CDS encoding predicted protein codes for the protein MLLEEYLTLMDMSITVCVLEDQQPFDVTKKKSPESEDQPKAARCKEERRGSRSDPNVEIDNIVDSVNYTTKFKEHEQLKFAVQYFYPAIGVKNTRSLPEVEQTNLIEQQSVYVCTQTGMYAPHRGGFVPPTIYALSNSSTPGLRRVKTSLYGSSTVS
- the APT1 gene encoding adenine phosphoribosyltransferase (adenine phosphoribosyltransferase (APT1) (APT2)~go_process nucleoside metabolism), with the translated sequence MEIATLAKELKANLKQFPNFPSEGILFEDFLPIFTKPDLFNKLVKAFKLHVGDKKVDYVVGLESRGFLFGPALALALNAGFVPVRKPGKLPGPTYSVEFQKEYGSDKFEIQQDVLPAGSKVLVVDDILATGGSAFAAGELVTKSGAEIVEYLFVMELDFLKGRDKLGKPVFTLLSGQEEKLK
- a CDS encoding predicted protein (go_component microtubule associated complex~go_funtion microtubule motor activity~go_process microtubule-based process); translated protein: MRSTVILKASDLPEEIQTKVFELAEQSLSYKVEKDIAAYLKKELDQLYGPTWHVIVGRSFGSYVTHEQGYFIYFYLGDLAFLAFKSG
- a CDS encoding cyanamide hydratase, which translates into the protein MSSYGFVKISRDVKLAVPNPSAPTAQTDVDLPSTPLAQYVLEYVTRRLPKEVLNHSLRVFLYSRAIIKDQFPEWDLDLEVVFVTSLLHDIATTDENMKATKMSFEFYGGIIARDLILNKNANQDYAEAVSEAIIRHQDLGESGYITTLGLILQIATILDNVGLHTHLIHPVTLSAVNKKFSREGWLTCFAHAIDRENEEKPWGHTSALGTHKFREDVLANSFTYEKL